DNA from Ziziphus jujuba cultivar Dongzao chromosome 2, ASM3175591v1:
CGGATGAAGATAGTTGGCGATTATTTGCAAAACATGCATTCCAACAAATAATAGACCGAAGTGCACTTCGAGAGTTTGAAGAAATCGGTAGAGGAATTGTTAGAAAATGCAATGGCCTTCTTTTAGCTATCAAATCACTTGGTGGTCTTTTGTGCTCCAAAAACCGTATCGATGAATGGGAAGATATACTAAACAGTGATACATGGAAGTTGCAGTGTGACATTCTTCCTGCTCTTTGGTTGAGCTATCACTATTTGCCTTCGCATCTTAGACAATGCTTTGCTTATTGTTCAATTTTTCCTAAAGATTACaaatttgaaaaggaaaaattaattttattgtggaTGGCAGAAGATCTTTTGCAACCACAACAAGATAAGACTCTAGAAGAAATCGGAGAGGAGTACTTTAATGATCTTACATCAAGGTCATTCTTTCGTCACAATGAACATGGCTGTTTTACCATGCATGACCTTGTTAACGATTTGGCTACCTTTGTTTCTAGAGAATTTTGTTTAAGGTTCGATGATGGTTACTCAAAAGTTTTTACAGGGAAGACTCGTCATTTGTCATGCATGACATATGTGAGCCATGATATGAAGAATCTAGaggaatatttatcaaaaaataaggTGTTGCGCACATTTTTGTTTCAATCTAGAATGTTGCCCAAAGAGTTTTTGACAAATCTTGAACAGTATTTGAAACCAATGAGATGTCTAAGAG
Protein-coding regions in this window:
- the LOC132800673 gene encoding putative disease resistance RPP13-like protein 1; translation: MPKTYHNISTDVKVKKNFDLKAWVTVSDEFDVFKLTKTIFDQIITGQKDCNIKHPDQLQYELKKVIEGKKFLFVFDDVWNKNYNLWDNLKSQFKFGASGSKIIVTTRDQNIGSAMGTFQNHYLQIISDEDSWRLFAKHAFQQIIDRSALREFEEIGRGIVRKCNGLLLAIKSLGGLLCSKNRIDEWEDILNSDTWKLQCDILPALWLSYHYLPSHLRQCFAYCSIFPKDYKFEKEKLILLWMAEDLLQPQQDKTLEEIGEEYFNDLTSRSFFRHNEHGCFTMHDLVNDLATFVSREFCLRFDDGYSKVFTGKTRHLSCMTYVSHDMKNLEEYLSKNKVLRTFLFQSRMLPKEFLTNLEQYLKPMRCLRVLSLRQSCVTTGFDLIGRLKLLKYIDLSHTEIEELPDTIYTLYNLQTFLLNTCKHLHRLSSSIGNLKHLRFLDLSHCSKIEEIPNTLCDLKDLRTLI